GTCAACCGTTGCACTGCCGGACTCCATCCACATGATCTGGATGTTCCTGGCAATACGTGCGGCTGCTTTCGGGTCTTCGGCTTCTGCCAGATCGGCAAAGAGCTCGTCCAGCTTGTCCTGCTCCTCGTCCGGGTCTCCTTCCCCGACAGCAACCTTGCCCCCCTCTTCGGGAAGGTCTTCGGTGAGCGGGTTGAAATCCTCTGCAGACGGCGGCGCAGCCTCCGGGCCGAGATCCGGCACGGGCTGGGCACCGGCGAGCGAGGTGCTGAAACAAAACAGAAGGGCAAACACAAAAATCCGCATACAACGATTATGGGTCGCTGCATGCGGCGGTCAATCCGGGAATTTGACACATGTTCGTGCACGGAAGGTGCAAGGGCTCGGTTCTTCGGTTCGAAAAGCGTCTAGACGCTTCTTTCCAAAAGACTTTTCAACCCACGCACCGCAATCGGCACGACAACAAGCTTAGCCCTGGCGTGCCTTGAAACGCGGGTTTTTCTTGTTGATGATGTAGACACGGCCTTTCCGGCGAACCATGCGGTTGTCGCGGTGGCGGGTCATGA
This genomic interval from Labrenzia sp. VG12 contains the following:
- the ykgO gene encoding type B 50S ribosomal protein L36 — encoded protein: MKIKNSLKALMTRHRDNRMVRRKGRVYIINKKNPRFKARQG